One Brassica napus cultivar Da-Ae unplaced genomic scaffold, Da-Ae ScsIHWf_1007;HRSCAF=1413, whole genome shotgun sequence genomic window, GGTCTCCCGTCGCCGCGCTTCTCCAACCGGAATCTTTCGCCGACGAGATAGACCCATCACCACCGTCACCACCACGCCGTGTGCTTTGCGTTTGTGCTTCTCTCCTGTTCTTATCTTCAAGCCCGGCTCTCCCTCTGTAACACCGTCTCAACCCCCACAGGACAGCAAGTACTCCGTGCTCAGCCCGTTCTCGACTAGGCTCACCGGACACACGACGACAGCTCCCTCCGACGACGCCTCATGCTCCGACGGCGCATTGGGTGCGATTATTTGCCAaaggaaaaccctaatcttagtGGGCCTTATGGGCTTGGGCCTGGCCACAAGGAGTTCAGCTACCAACCTTTTTTCCAAACGATACATTTGGTTTCACTCGTGGACATGGGCAGTGTGCATAACTAAAATCACCGAATCTATGCTTAGCACCGGTTCACCTAGCCGGCCCCTCCCTCTTGTGTATCGTCCTTCCCCAAACCCAAAGGTACTTTCGTGTGGTCTCCTACCACAATTCCCTCCGTCTGTGTCCATACGCTTTGTAGTGTCAATTTCAATTATGGAACTGGAGATGATGTTAGACCTATCCGGTTCACCGGGCGTTTCACTGAATTTGCTTTCTGATGTTTATGAGATTCTCATAGTCTTTTCAGAGATCACTGATGGAGATAGAGCTGTTTGTTTACTGAACTATTTAGCTAGTTCTAGATGTTCTTTGGACTGTTCAGCCCTCTCACAAACCCATTCGCTTGGGTGTATCAACGTCGTTTACGACTATGGCAAGCTTGTTGGAGCTTTCGTTTCAGGGATACAAGTGAAGATCATCCAAGGATTTCTTCACACTGAGCTAGCCTCTCCCACCAACATTTCTATCTTATGTTTTAGTGTACTCTTTGTTGTTCATCTGACCGTTGAAATTAACTCCGGTTTTATCTTCTTATCGTGGAGCATAGCTCCGGTTGTAACCccttaacttttaaattttaatatattacgttgccaaaaaaaaaaaaaaaaaagatagggCCCATATAGGTTGACAAGTCATATAGCATGAATCTGGCGGAACCTCTTAATCAAGGGCCTATGATAATAAGAAAATGGTTGGTGGAATAAACTGAACGGCCAAGATCTCTCTCTTCCttggaataaaataaattaaatgatgTGTCATTTTCAAGccccttctcttcttcttttttttttattttagaaaagagatcatcatcatctttgaaTTGAATAccttttattcaaaaaaagtcTCTGGGCAAATCATTGCAACTGAATTAGCAGAGGAGGAGGGGAGGGGAAGGGAGATTCATGGCTGAACATCATCATCGCATCAGAGTCTACTTAGCCTCTGCTATCTTACTTTTAGCGGTTATTAATACGGTACATCTTCTTAATCTCTCTATCATCGTCCTGTTTTTCTTACGAAGATCCAGACTTTTGTGGATGccttttgttttgggttttgactCTTTTGTTTAAAAAGGATTCAAACTTTTGTGGATCGCGTCTCACATTTTAGCAGTGTTTCTGGATCATAAGTAAAgtcttttgactttttttttgtttttaattttattcaggGAATTGCAGCAGAGAATCTTTCCCAGCAGAAGCTAACTTCACGAATTcttcaggttttttttttttaaaaatcttaatcCAAGTCCCATTTTCATAACTGCCTCGTCCATTGTTTTGACCTACTTACTTTTGTAGAATGAGATTGTGAAAGAAGTCAATGAGAATCCAAACGCTGGATGGATAGCTGCTTTCAATGATCGCTTTGCTAACTCCACCGTCAGTTTCTTACATCTTTCTCATTTATagatacatacatacatactaACGCTTATCATTGTTCCTCAAACTTGACTTGTctcttttgttttccttttttttttattgtatatgtaTGCTCAGGTTGCAGAGTTTAAGCGCCTCCTCGGTGTTAAACCAACACCTAAGAACGAATTCTTAGGCGTACCTGTTGTAAGCCATGACATTGAcatctctctcaagcttcctaaAGAATTTGACGCTAGAACTGCTTGGTCTCAGTGCTCCAGTATTGGAAGGATCCTAGGTCAGTCaattatctctctctttctttctttctttcttttaaaacatgatATTATACTGACTTGAATCTTCTTATGTTTTCTATCAAATTCCCTCCCTCCTCGGTTATAGATCAGGTAAAAACACACTCAAAATTTTAGTGGAATTTATACTAAACTATACGTTTTGagattcattaaaaaaaaaaaacattcttttgtttttgtttagggTCACTGCGGTTCTTGCTGGGCATTTGGGGCGGTAGAGTCACTGTCTGACAGGTTCTGCATCAAATATAACATGGTAACACCAATGCCTAGCCAAAAACACTGATGATTGTATTCCATCtttctcttcaaaaagattctTGTGTTCGTTCCCTATGCAGAATATATCTTTATCAGTCAATGATCTCTTAGCATGTTGTGGATTCCTTTGCGGTCAAGGCTGTAATGGTGGCTACCCTATTTCCGCGTGGCGATACTTTAAGCACCACGGTGTAGTCACCGAAGAGGTACAAAAGTTCTCTGTTTCATCTCCATATGATATATATTGGAATGGTTGATATATATTTATCGAATGTTTGCAATGTTGTTTGGTTTCCTCCTCAAGTGTGATCCATACTTTGACAATACTGGATGCTCACACCCGGGATGTGAACCCGCTTACCCTACACCAAAATGTGTGAGGAAATGTGTTAGTGGAAAC contains:
- the LOC125595216 gene encoding uncharacterized protein LOC125595216 isoform X1, which encodes MATPSLIRAKSLPPPSDLSLTSPTLVSRRRASPTGIFRRRDRPITTVTTTPCALRLCFSPVLIFKPGSPSVTPSQPPQDSKYSVLSPFSTRLTGHTTTAPSDDASCSDGALGAIICQRKTLILVGLMGLGLATRSSATNLFSKRYIWFHSWTWAVCITKITESMLSTGSPSRPLPLVYRPSPNPKSFQRSLMEIELFVY
- the LOC106353582 gene encoding cathepsin B-like protease 2, encoding MAEHHHRIRVYLASAILLLAVINTGIAAENLSQQKLTSRILQNEIVKEVNENPNAGWIAAFNDRFANSTVAEFKRLLGVKPTPKNEFLGVPVVSHDIDISLKLPKEFDARTAWSQCSSIGRILDQGHCGSCWAFGAVESLSDRFCIKYNMNISLSVNDLLACCGFLCGQGCNGGYPISAWRYFKHHGVVTEECDPYFDNTGCSHPGCEPAYPTPKCVRKCVSGNQLWRESKHYGVSAYKVRHGPQDIMAEVYKNGPVEVAFTVYEDFAHYKSGVYKHITGANIGGHAVKLIGWGTSDDGEDYWLLANQWNRSWGDDGYFKIKRGTNECGIEHGVVAGLPSDRNVFNGINTSDDVLVSSF
- the LOC125595216 gene encoding uncharacterized protein LOC125595216 isoform X2, with amino-acid sequence MATPSLIRAKSLPPPSDLSLTSPTLVSRRRASPTGIFRRRDRPITTVTTTPCALRLCFSPVLIFKPGSPSVTPSQPPQDSKYSVLSPFSTRLTGHTTTAPSDDASCSDGALGAIICQRKTLILVGLMGLGLATRSSATNLFSKRYIWFHSWTWAVCITKITESMLSTGSPSRPLPLVYRPSPNPKRSLMEIELFVY